A region of Salmo salar chromosome ssa17, Ssal_v3.1, whole genome shotgun sequence DNA encodes the following proteins:
- the LOC106576260 gene encoding transcription factor ETV6 isoform X3 yields MEDEPARLPVHLRLQPVFWSREDVGQWLRWAEREFALRPNTSGSFQMNGKALLLLTKEDFRFRSSHSGDVLYELLQHILKQRKPHVSYPSAYFPSNSFHPLPEGALQHHKLEETVRRTPRSTELQHPPTIELRHRSRSPHHPAPRLSPLDPNYPRPGAEDHLQTSSQLPDSNHHLPEDLYTLSVSPVAPNGRCATPREAPCPGSPGCQDAAPPRVIQLMPSAIMHPLLLSPGRGGGAGEFRHGRGGPPLQAPHENGREGKGHIQLALAHHQQHTLHQQEEALYRNHHVIVPVSPPEEQAMPIGRIADCRLLWDYVYQLLSDSRYENYIRWEDTETKVFRIMDPNGLARLWGNHKNRTNMTYEKMSRALRHYYKLNIIRKEPGQRLLFRFMKTPDEIMSGQTDRLEHIESDTDDQIYIKEEC; encoded by the exons GCCTGCAGCCGGTGTTCTGGAGCAGGGAGGACGTGGGCCAGTGGTTGCGCTGGGCCGAGAGGGAGTTTGCCCTGCGGCCCAACACCAGCGGCAGCTTCCAGATGAACGGCAAGGCCCTGCTCCTCCTCACCAAGGAGGACTTCCGCTTCCGGTCGTCCCACTCCG GGGACGTCCTGTACGAGCTGCTGCAGCACATCCTGAAGCAAAGGAAGCCGCACGTCTCCTACCCCTCCGCCTACTTCCCCAGCAACTCCTTCCACCCTCTGCCAGAGGGAGCTCTCCAGCACCACAAACTGGAAG AAACGGTACGGCGGACACCACGCAGTACAGAGCTCCAGCACCCACCCACCATTGAGCTCCGACACCGCTCCCGCTCACCACACCACCCCGCTCCACGCCTCTCCCCCCTGGACCCCAACTACCCACGCCCTGGTGCCGAGGACCACCTCCAGACGTCGTCCCAGCTGCCCGACAGCAACCACCACCTGCCCGAGGACTTGTACACTCTGTCAGTGTCCCCAGTCGCCCCTAACGGCCGCTGCGCCACACCCCGCGAGGCCCCCTGCCCAGGCAGCCCCGGGTGCCAGGACGCTGCCCCCCCTCGTGTTATCCAGCTCATGCCCAGTGCCATCATGCACCCCCTGCTGCTCAGCCCAGGGCGAGGAGGTGGCGCTGGAGAATTCAGGCATGGCCGTGGGGGGCCACCACTTCAGGCCCCCCATGAAAACGGGCGTGAGGGGAAGGGCCACATCCAGCTGGCACTGGCCCACCACCAGCAGCACACTCTGCATCAGCAGGAGGAGGCGCTCTACAGGAACCACCACGTCATCGTGCCCGTCTCGCCACCAGAGGAGCAGGCAATGCCCATTGGACGGATAGCAG ACTGCAGGCTGCTGTGGGACTACGTCTACCAGCTCCTCTCAGACAGCCGGTACGAGAACTACATCCGCTGGGAGGACACAGAGACCAAAGTCTTCCGCATCATGGACCCCAACGGCCTGGCTCGCCTGTGGGGGAACCACAAG AACAGGACCAATATGACGTACGAGAAGATGTCACGAGCACTGAGACACTACTACAAACTGAACATTATCAGGAAAGAGCCAGGACAGAGACTCTTATTCAG GTTCATGAAAACCCCAGATGAGATTATGAGTGGACAGACTGACAGGCTGGAGCACATAGAGTCGGACACAGATGATCAAATCTACATCAAAGAGGAGTGCTGA